One genomic window of Sulfurovum lithotrophicum includes the following:
- a CDS encoding DUF6394 family protein, with translation MNTEKVISGFFFILAMTINFGFFYGDPSNIEYHSAYELFAAIIINLIATVLKLGDKTQLGSVLLATSLVADIQLVASASVWALALYVGHGLNNESTLAVVSLSGGALLANIVSVLLFIGDTLKSKR, from the coding sequence ATGAATACAGAAAAGGTAATATCGGGGTTTTTCTTTATCCTCGCCATGACGATAAACTTCGGATTCTTTTATGGAGATCCGTCCAATATCGAATATCACAGTGCCTATGAACTTTTCGCTGCTATCATCATTAACCTGATCGCCACAGTACTGAAACTGGGAGATAAAACCCAGCTGGGCTCGGTTTTGCTTGCCACCAGTCTTGTCGCCGACATCCAGCTTGTCGCTTCTGCCAGTGTCTGGGCACTTGCCCTTTATGTCGGACACGGACTGAACAACGAAAGTACCCTGGCAGTCGTCTCTCTTTCCGGCGGGGCACTGCTTGCCAACATCGTATCTGTACTCCTCTTCATCGGAGATACCCTCAAGTCCAAACGGTAG
- a CDS encoding potassium channel family protein — MEGNNTIWIIIRRMRMPFLVIIVTFAVSILGLTLIPGIDDQGKPYHMGFFDAFYFVSYMASTIGFGEAPYSFTYPQRLWVSFCIYLTVIGWFYGIGTIIALIQDQKLARELSIARFRNKISKISEPFIIILGYNNVTHKIIDWLNRAAIRVVVIDKNNEKINTLELENFIPEVPALTADVTQPEVLKLAGIHKKNCEGVISLFDNDLKNTKIALMCRLLNKHLKLVIKSTTPSQTEHLHNLGIRYIEDPFRFISNRFHLALTSTDLWLLEMWIFGHILKIRDREILPKGNYILCGYGRMGQALGESLEKADIPYTYIDLKSSDYKSKKQSAIFGDAEDHDILLQAGVKKASVIIAATKDDLINLTILSTAKKFNKHIYTIARENTLDDLSIFKSARINRIYILEQILSEFTYLFIARPLAYKFVRLIHSQNNMWGKTLIERMQKKIGDNPKHFEITVSEEQTYALYQELKKGTMITLETLKRSRENYQKPLKLIFLLAIDGASVNLLPEDNLVLKPGMQFLIASTSEAKTDFEYITNNYYELYYAMTGKEKEFVLSRMMQ; from the coding sequence ATGGAAGGGAATAACACCATCTGGATCATTATCCGCCGAATGCGGATGCCTTTTTTGGTGATCATTGTTACGTTTGCCGTCTCCATTCTCGGACTGACCTTGATCCCGGGAATAGATGATCAGGGAAAACCGTACCATATGGGCTTTTTTGATGCATTTTATTTTGTCAGCTATATGGCTTCGACCATCGGTTTTGGAGAAGCACCCTACTCTTTTACCTACCCTCAGCGCCTCTGGGTCTCTTTTTGTATTTATCTCACAGTAATCGGGTGGTTTTACGGTATCGGCACCATTATTGCGCTTATACAGGACCAAAAACTGGCACGCGAACTTTCCATTGCACGCTTTCGAAACAAGATCTCCAAGATCAGTGAGCCCTTCATCATCATTCTGGGATACAACAATGTCACGCACAAGATCATAGACTGGCTCAACCGGGCCGCCATCCGGGTGGTGGTGATCGACAAAAATAATGAAAAGATCAACACACTGGAACTTGAAAACTTTATTCCCGAAGTACCCGCGCTCACGGCAGATGTGACACAGCCGGAGGTACTCAAACTGGCCGGTATCCATAAAAAGAACTGCGAAGGTGTCATTTCCCTCTTCGACAATGACCTTAAAAATACCAAGATCGCCCTGATGTGCCGCCTGCTGAACAAACATCTCAAGCTTGTCATCAAATCAACGACCCCCAGCCAGACGGAACACCTGCATAATCTCGGCATCCGCTATATAGAGGATCCTTTTCGTTTTATTTCAAACCGTTTCCATCTTGCTCTGACCTCTACGGATCTTTGGCTTCTGGAAATGTGGATCTTCGGGCATATTCTTAAAATACGGGACCGTGAAATACTGCCAAAGGGCAATTATATACTTTGCGGTTACGGCCGGATGGGTCAGGCACTTGGTGAATCATTGGAAAAGGCAGATATTCCCTATACCTACATCGACCTCAAATCCTCTGACTATAAAAGTAAAAAACAAAGTGCTATATTCGGGGATGCGGAAGATCATGACATCCTGCTCCAGGCAGGCGTAAAGAAAGCATCGGTCATCATCGCCGCTACCAAAGACGATCTGATCAACCTGACCATTCTCTCCACCGCAAAAAAATTCAATAAACATATCTATACCATTGCGAGAGAAAATACACTGGACGATCTCAGTATTTTTAAATCAGCACGCATCAACCGTATCTATATTCTGGAACAAATCCTTTCAGAATTTACCTATCTTTTCATCGCCCGTCCTCTTGCCTATAAATTTGTACGGCTGATCCACAGTCAAAATAACATGTGGGGAAAAACACTGATAGAAAGAATGCAGAAAAAGATCGGAGACAATCCGAAACATTTCGAGATCACTGTCAGCGAAGAACAGACCTATGCACTCTATCAGGAGTTAAAAAAGGGGACAATGATCACACTGGAGACATTGAAACGTTCGAGAGAAAATTACCAAAAACCGTTGAAACTGATCTTTCTTCTTGCCATCGATGGTGCTTCTGTCAACTTGCTCCCGGAAGACAATCTCGTGCTCAAGCCAGGAATGCAGTTTCTCATTGCATCTACTTCCGAAGCTAAAACTGACTTTGAATATATCACTAACAATTATTACGAACTTTATTATGCGATGACAGGTAAAGAAAAAGAATTTGTGTTATCCCGGATGATGCAATAG
- a CDS encoding TIGR01458 family HAD-type hydrolase, protein MQKIKGLIFDIGGVLYVGDNAITGAVETVTTLQKRYPVRCVTNTTRRLPATMLQKLNGFGFDVKEKELFTALNATRDFLYAQQATALTVLTNEAELYFAELQSAQPDYVVVGDAHTNFDYPHLNRAFRALMDGAELIAAAKNKYFKDDDGVLSMDAGGFIAALEFATGKKAEIIGKPSKTFFHLAISSMGLKPHEVLMIGDDIEADIKGAQDAGLKAALVKTGKFQEEDLHREIKPDIILDSVNGLLEVL, encoded by the coding sequence ATGCAGAAGATCAAAGGATTGATTTTTGATATCGGTGGGGTATTGTATGTGGGTGACAACGCAATTACGGGTGCGGTAGAGACTGTAACTACTTTGCAAAAACGCTACCCTGTTCGATGTGTGACCAATACCACAAGACGACTGCCCGCCACAATGCTTCAAAAACTCAATGGCTTTGGCTTTGACGTAAAAGAAAAGGAGCTTTTTACTGCGCTCAATGCCACCAGGGATTTTCTCTACGCTCAGCAGGCAACAGCGCTGACCGTGTTGACAAATGAGGCGGAGTTATACTTTGCGGAGCTTCAGTCCGCCCAGCCGGATTACGTGGTGGTAGGTGATGCCCACACGAACTTTGACTACCCGCATCTCAATCGTGCTTTTCGTGCCTTGATGGATGGAGCCGAACTTATTGCCGCGGCAAAGAACAAATACTTCAAAGATGATGACGGCGTACTCTCAATGGATGCGGGAGGGTTCATTGCAGCATTGGAGTTCGCCACAGGGAAAAAAGCAGAGATCATAGGCAAACCAAGCAAGACCTTCTTTCATCTTGCTATCTCTTCAATGGGACTGAAGCCACATGAAGTACTGATGATAGGCGATGATATCGAAGCGGACATTAAAGGGGCGCAGGATGCAGGACTAAAGGCCGCTTTGGTAAAAACCGGGAAATTCCAGGAAGAAGACCTGCACAGAGAGATCAAACCCGACATTATTCTTGACTCCGTCAATGGCCTGCTTGAGGTACTGTAG